One Helianthus annuus cultivar XRQ/B chromosome 7, HanXRQr2.0-SUNRISE, whole genome shotgun sequence genomic region harbors:
- the LOC110868604 gene encoding ABC transporter G family member 14 isoform X1, with amino-acid sequence MYSTTTTMEEEEEEVPDTVKPDHDHTANHHIQTHAHSKHMALYPIRLKFEKVVYKVILKGAREKVILNGVTGMVCPGEMLAMLGPSGSGKTTLLTALGGRLTGKLAGKITYNNQPFCGSTKRRTGFVTQDDVLYPHLTVTETLLFTAMLRLPNSLTRDEKVNHVDRVIAELGLTRCQNSMIGGPLFRGISGGEKKRVSIGQEMLINPSLLLLDEPTSGLDSTTAQRILTTIKRLATGGRTVVTTIHQPSTRIYHMFDKLVLLSEGSQIYYGPASTALEYFSSIGFSTSVTVNPADMLLDLANGIAPDTMHDYEQGEDAEEERKSVRKKLVTCFETRWETSLYDLDVCNYNPEIEGLKRSHVQSEQWYTSWWYQFTVLLIRGLRERRFEAFNKLRIFQVVSVAILAGLLWWHTPTSHIADRIAMLFFFSVFWGFYPLYNAVFTFPQERRMLIKERSSGMYRLSSYFLARTIGDLPLELALPTAFTFILYWMGGLKPDPSTFILSWLVVIYTVLVAQSLGLAFGAILMDVKQATTLASVTTLVFLIAGGYYVQQIPPFIVWLKYLSYSYYCYKLLLGVQYHENDLYECSKGVYCKVADFQAVKSVGLNNLAMDLSIMALMLIGYRFVAYLALHKVR; translated from the exons ATgtatagcaccaccaccaccatggaagaagaagaagaagaagttccAGATACAGTTAAACCCGACCACGACCACACTGCTAATCACCATATTCAGACTCATGCTCATTCAAAGCACATGGCTTTATACCCCATAAGGTTAAAG TTTGAAAAGGTTGTATACAAAGTTATACTTAAGGGCGCGAGAGAGAAGGTGATATTAAACGGTGTTACAGGTATGGTTTGTCCAGGAGAGATGCTAGCCATGTTGGGTCCATCAGGTAGTGGTAAAACCACCCTACTAACCGCTCTTGGAGGGCGGCTAACCGGGAAACTAGCAGGAAAGATAACATATAACAACCAACCCTTTTGTGGCTCTACTAAAAGAAGAACCGGGTTTGTGACTCAAGATGATGTTCTCTATCCTCATCTTACTGTCACAGAAACCCTTTTATTCACCGCTATGTTAAGGCTTCCAAACAGTTTGACCCGAGACGAGAAAGTCAACCATGTTGACCGAGTAATAGCCGAGTTGGGTTTGACCAGGTGTCAAAATAGTATGATAGGTGGTCCACTATTTAGAGGCATATCAGGTGGTGAGAAAAAGAGAGTCAGCATAGGTCAAGAAATGTTGATTAACCCAAGCTTGTTGTTGTTAGATGAGCCCACTTCTGGTTTGGACTCAACCACGGCTCAGCGGATCCTGACAACAATCAAACGCTTAGCTACTGGTGGACGAACGGTGGTCACCACAATTCACCAGCCGTCTACCCGGATCTACCATATGTTTGATAAACTGGTGTTGCTCTCTGAAGGCTCACAAATCTACTATGGTCCTGCTTCCACAGCTTTGGAATATTTCTCTTCAATCGGGTTTTCGACATCTGTCACAGTCAACCCTGCTGACATGTTACTGGATCTTGCTAACG GGATTGCACCTGATACAATGCATGATTATGAGCAAGGTGAGGATGCCGAGGAAGAGCGAAAATCAGTCAGGAAAAAACTCGTCACTTGTTTTGAAACAAGATGGGAAACAAGTCTATATGATCTGGATGTTTGCAATTACAATCCAGAAATAGAAGGTTTGAAAA GAAGTCATGTGCAATCAGAGCAATGGTACACAAGTTGGTGGTATCAATTTACGGTGCTTCTTATCAGGGGACTTAGAGAAAGGAGATTTGAAGCTTTCAATAAGCTTAGAATCTTTCAAGTTGTAAGTGTTGCTATTTTGGCCGGACTCCTATGGTGGCATACTCCGACATCTCATATTGCAGATCGT ATAGCGATGCTTTTCTTCTTCTCGGTTTTTTGGGGATTTTACCCACTTTACAATGCGGTTTTTACTTTCCCACAAGAAAGAAGAATGCTTATTAAAGAACGGTCATCAGGAATGTACCGTTTGTCCTCTTACTTCCTAGCAAGAACCATAGGTGACCTCCCACTCGAGCTTGCACTCCCAACTGCTTTCACTTTCATACTCTATTGGATGGGCGGACTGAAACCTGACCCATCCACCTTCATCCTTTCCTGGCTCGTAGTAATCTACACTGTTCTTGTGGCCCAAAGTCTGGGGCTGGCCTTTGGTGCTATACTCATGGATGTAAAACAAGCCACTACTTTAGCCTCAGTTACAACCCTGGTTTTCCTAATTGCTGGAGGCTATTATGTACAACAAATCCCTCCATTCATAGTGTGGTTAAAGTATTTGAGCTATAGTTACTATTGTTACAAGCTTCTTCTTGGGGTTCAATACCATGAAAATGATCTTTATGAATGCTCAAAGGGGGTTTATTGCAAAGTTGCAGATTTTCAAGCGGTTAAATCAGTTGGATTAAATAATTTAGCAATGGATTTGTCGATTATGGCACTGATGTTGATAGGGTATCGGTTCGTTGCTTATCTTGCATTGCACAAGGTACGGTGA
- the LOC110868604 gene encoding ABC transporter G family member 14 isoform X2: MYSTTTTMEEEEEEVPDTVKPDHDHTANHHIQTHAHSKHMALYPIRLKFEKVVYKVILKGAREKVILNGVTGMVCPGEMLAMLGPSGSGKTTLLTALGGRLTGKLAGKITYNNQPFCGSTKRRTGFVTQDDVLYPHLTVTETLLFTAMLRLPNSLTRDEKVNHVDRVIAELGLTRCQNSMIGGPLFRGISGGEKKRVSIGQEMLINPSLLLLDEPTSGLDSTTAQRILTTIKRLATGGRTVVTTIHQPSTRIYHMFDKLVLLSEGSQIYYGPASTALEYFSSIGFSTSVTVNPADMLLDLANGIAPDTMHDYEQGEDAEEERKSVRKKLVTCFETRWETSLYDLDVCNYNPEIEGSHVQSEQWYTSWWYQFTVLLIRGLRERRFEAFNKLRIFQVVSVAILAGLLWWHTPTSHIADRIAMLFFFSVFWGFYPLYNAVFTFPQERRMLIKERSSGMYRLSSYFLARTIGDLPLELALPTAFTFILYWMGGLKPDPSTFILSWLVVIYTVLVAQSLGLAFGAILMDVKQATTLASVTTLVFLIAGGYYVQQIPPFIVWLKYLSYSYYCYKLLLGVQYHENDLYECSKGVYCKVADFQAVKSVGLNNLAMDLSIMALMLIGYRFVAYLALHKVR; encoded by the exons ATgtatagcaccaccaccaccatggaagaagaagaagaagaagttccAGATACAGTTAAACCCGACCACGACCACACTGCTAATCACCATATTCAGACTCATGCTCATTCAAAGCACATGGCTTTATACCCCATAAGGTTAAAG TTTGAAAAGGTTGTATACAAAGTTATACTTAAGGGCGCGAGAGAGAAGGTGATATTAAACGGTGTTACAGGTATGGTTTGTCCAGGAGAGATGCTAGCCATGTTGGGTCCATCAGGTAGTGGTAAAACCACCCTACTAACCGCTCTTGGAGGGCGGCTAACCGGGAAACTAGCAGGAAAGATAACATATAACAACCAACCCTTTTGTGGCTCTACTAAAAGAAGAACCGGGTTTGTGACTCAAGATGATGTTCTCTATCCTCATCTTACTGTCACAGAAACCCTTTTATTCACCGCTATGTTAAGGCTTCCAAACAGTTTGACCCGAGACGAGAAAGTCAACCATGTTGACCGAGTAATAGCCGAGTTGGGTTTGACCAGGTGTCAAAATAGTATGATAGGTGGTCCACTATTTAGAGGCATATCAGGTGGTGAGAAAAAGAGAGTCAGCATAGGTCAAGAAATGTTGATTAACCCAAGCTTGTTGTTGTTAGATGAGCCCACTTCTGGTTTGGACTCAACCACGGCTCAGCGGATCCTGACAACAATCAAACGCTTAGCTACTGGTGGACGAACGGTGGTCACCACAATTCACCAGCCGTCTACCCGGATCTACCATATGTTTGATAAACTGGTGTTGCTCTCTGAAGGCTCACAAATCTACTATGGTCCTGCTTCCACAGCTTTGGAATATTTCTCTTCAATCGGGTTTTCGACATCTGTCACAGTCAACCCTGCTGACATGTTACTGGATCTTGCTAACG GGATTGCACCTGATACAATGCATGATTATGAGCAAGGTGAGGATGCCGAGGAAGAGCGAAAATCAGTCAGGAAAAAACTCGTCACTTGTTTTGAAACAAGATGGGAAACAAGTCTATATGATCTGGATGTTTGCAATTACAATCCAGAAATAGAAG GAAGTCATGTGCAATCAGAGCAATGGTACACAAGTTGGTGGTATCAATTTACGGTGCTTCTTATCAGGGGACTTAGAGAAAGGAGATTTGAAGCTTTCAATAAGCTTAGAATCTTTCAAGTTGTAAGTGTTGCTATTTTGGCCGGACTCCTATGGTGGCATACTCCGACATCTCATATTGCAGATCGT ATAGCGATGCTTTTCTTCTTCTCGGTTTTTTGGGGATTTTACCCACTTTACAATGCGGTTTTTACTTTCCCACAAGAAAGAAGAATGCTTATTAAAGAACGGTCATCAGGAATGTACCGTTTGTCCTCTTACTTCCTAGCAAGAACCATAGGTGACCTCCCACTCGAGCTTGCACTCCCAACTGCTTTCACTTTCATACTCTATTGGATGGGCGGACTGAAACCTGACCCATCCACCTTCATCCTTTCCTGGCTCGTAGTAATCTACACTGTTCTTGTGGCCCAAAGTCTGGGGCTGGCCTTTGGTGCTATACTCATGGATGTAAAACAAGCCACTACTTTAGCCTCAGTTACAACCCTGGTTTTCCTAATTGCTGGAGGCTATTATGTACAACAAATCCCTCCATTCATAGTGTGGTTAAAGTATTTGAGCTATAGTTACTATTGTTACAAGCTTCTTCTTGGGGTTCAATACCATGAAAATGATCTTTATGAATGCTCAAAGGGGGTTTATTGCAAAGTTGCAGATTTTCAAGCGGTTAAATCAGTTGGATTAAATAATTTAGCAATGGATTTGTCGATTATGGCACTGATGTTGATAGGGTATCGGTTCGTTGCTTATCTTGCATTGCACAAGGTACGGTGA
- the LOC110868604 gene encoding ABC transporter G family member 14 isoform X3, with protein MYSTTTTMEEEEEEVPDTVKPDHDHTANHHIQTHAHSKHMALYPIRLKFEKVVYKVILKGAREKVILNGVTGMVCPGEMLAMLGPSGSGKTTLLTALGGRLTGKLAGKITYNNQPFCGSTKRRTGFVTQDDVLYPHLTVTETLLFTAMLRLPNSLTRDEKVNHVDRVIAELGLTRCQNSMIGGPLFRGISGGEKKRVSIGQEMLINPSLLLLDEPTSGLDSTTAQRILTTIKRLATGGRTVVTTIHQPSTRIYHMFDKLVLLSEGSQIYYGPASTALEYFSSIGFSTSVTVNPADMLLDLANGIAPDTMHDYEQGEDAEEERKSVRKKLVTCFETRWETSLYDLDVCNYNPEIEGLKRSHVQSEQWYTSWWYQFTVLLIRGLRERRFEAFNKLRIFQVIAMLFFFSVFWGFYPLYNAVFTFPQERRMLIKERSSGMYRLSSYFLARTIGDLPLELALPTAFTFILYWMGGLKPDPSTFILSWLVVIYTVLVAQSLGLAFGAILMDVKQATTLASVTTLVFLIAGGYYVQQIPPFIVWLKYLSYSYYCYKLLLGVQYHENDLYECSKGVYCKVADFQAVKSVGLNNLAMDLSIMALMLIGYRFVAYLALHKVR; from the exons ATgtatagcaccaccaccaccatggaagaagaagaagaagaagttccAGATACAGTTAAACCCGACCACGACCACACTGCTAATCACCATATTCAGACTCATGCTCATTCAAAGCACATGGCTTTATACCCCATAAGGTTAAAG TTTGAAAAGGTTGTATACAAAGTTATACTTAAGGGCGCGAGAGAGAAGGTGATATTAAACGGTGTTACAGGTATGGTTTGTCCAGGAGAGATGCTAGCCATGTTGGGTCCATCAGGTAGTGGTAAAACCACCCTACTAACCGCTCTTGGAGGGCGGCTAACCGGGAAACTAGCAGGAAAGATAACATATAACAACCAACCCTTTTGTGGCTCTACTAAAAGAAGAACCGGGTTTGTGACTCAAGATGATGTTCTCTATCCTCATCTTACTGTCACAGAAACCCTTTTATTCACCGCTATGTTAAGGCTTCCAAACAGTTTGACCCGAGACGAGAAAGTCAACCATGTTGACCGAGTAATAGCCGAGTTGGGTTTGACCAGGTGTCAAAATAGTATGATAGGTGGTCCACTATTTAGAGGCATATCAGGTGGTGAGAAAAAGAGAGTCAGCATAGGTCAAGAAATGTTGATTAACCCAAGCTTGTTGTTGTTAGATGAGCCCACTTCTGGTTTGGACTCAACCACGGCTCAGCGGATCCTGACAACAATCAAACGCTTAGCTACTGGTGGACGAACGGTGGTCACCACAATTCACCAGCCGTCTACCCGGATCTACCATATGTTTGATAAACTGGTGTTGCTCTCTGAAGGCTCACAAATCTACTATGGTCCTGCTTCCACAGCTTTGGAATATTTCTCTTCAATCGGGTTTTCGACATCTGTCACAGTCAACCCTGCTGACATGTTACTGGATCTTGCTAACG GGATTGCACCTGATACAATGCATGATTATGAGCAAGGTGAGGATGCCGAGGAAGAGCGAAAATCAGTCAGGAAAAAACTCGTCACTTGTTTTGAAACAAGATGGGAAACAAGTCTATATGATCTGGATGTTTGCAATTACAATCCAGAAATAGAAGGTTTGAAAA GAAGTCATGTGCAATCAGAGCAATGGTACACAAGTTGGTGGTATCAATTTACGGTGCTTCTTATCAGGGGACTTAGAGAAAGGAGATTTGAAGCTTTCAATAAGCTTAGAATCTTTCAAGTT ATAGCGATGCTTTTCTTCTTCTCGGTTTTTTGGGGATTTTACCCACTTTACAATGCGGTTTTTACTTTCCCACAAGAAAGAAGAATGCTTATTAAAGAACGGTCATCAGGAATGTACCGTTTGTCCTCTTACTTCCTAGCAAGAACCATAGGTGACCTCCCACTCGAGCTTGCACTCCCAACTGCTTTCACTTTCATACTCTATTGGATGGGCGGACTGAAACCTGACCCATCCACCTTCATCCTTTCCTGGCTCGTAGTAATCTACACTGTTCTTGTGGCCCAAAGTCTGGGGCTGGCCTTTGGTGCTATACTCATGGATGTAAAACAAGCCACTACTTTAGCCTCAGTTACAACCCTGGTTTTCCTAATTGCTGGAGGCTATTATGTACAACAAATCCCTCCATTCATAGTGTGGTTAAAGTATTTGAGCTATAGTTACTATTGTTACAAGCTTCTTCTTGGGGTTCAATACCATGAAAATGATCTTTATGAATGCTCAAAGGGGGTTTATTGCAAAGTTGCAGATTTTCAAGCGGTTAAATCAGTTGGATTAAATAATTTAGCAATGGATTTGTCGATTATGGCACTGATGTTGATAGGGTATCGGTTCGTTGCTTATCTTGCATTGCACAAGGTACGGTGA